A portion of the Fusobacterium nucleatum genome contains these proteins:
- a CDS encoding polyprenyl synthetase family protein, with the protein MIEILLKEWIERVKYYIHLIADYSIKESQVGAVLDDVLNLSGKMLRSKLLLLCAFLGTNWKNNKEKICKLAAMVELTHLASLIHDDIVDDSPYRRGKVSIQGKYGKDAAVFAGDFLIARIFYYGAVENLNEAVSILSKTVEYMCIGEIEQDLCRYQENISEKKYFENIERKTAALFQAASYIGAKEAGCSEEIIQKLELFVKNLGLMFQLKDDILDFTSNSKELGKETHKDFQNGIYTFPVIMALKNPKAREVLLPIMRKNKEEKLSLAEILQLQNYIIQFGGIEASYEKIKYLSNINRQLIKELGQNSKITVYLEKILNDLEVEN; encoded by the coding sequence TTGATAGAAATATTACTGAAAGAGTGGATAGAGCGGGTAAAATATTACATTCATTTAATTGCAGATTATTCCATAAAAGAAAGTCAAGTTGGAGCTGTTTTGGATGATGTTCTCAATTTATCAGGAAAGATGCTTCGCTCAAAACTTTTGTTATTATGTGCATTTTTAGGTACAAATTGGAAAAATAATAAAGAAAAAATTTGTAAACTAGCTGCAATGGTAGAACTAACCCATCTTGCTTCTTTGATACATGATGATATTGTAGATGATTCTCCTTACAGGAGAGGAAAAGTATCTATACAAGGAAAATATGGAAAAGATGCAGCAGTATTTGCAGGAGATTTCTTGATAGCTAGAATCTTTTACTATGGAGCTGTGGAGAATTTGAATGAAGCTGTTTCTATTTTATCAAAAACTGTGGAATACATGTGTATAGGTGAGATAGAACAGGATCTTTGTCGTTATCAGGAAAATATAAGTGAAAAAAAATATTTTGAAAATATTGAAAGAAAAACAGCAGCACTTTTTCAAGCAGCTTCTTATATAGGTGCTAAAGAAGCTGGTTGTTCAGAAGAAATTATTCAAAAATTAGAATTATTTGTAAAAAACTTAGGGTTGATGTTTCAATTAAAAGATGATATTTTGGATTTTACTTCCAATTCAAAAGAGTTAGGTAAGGAAACTCACAAAGATTTTCAAAATGGAATCTATACTTTTCCAGTGATTATGGCATTAAAAAATCCAAAAGCTAGAGAAGTTTTATTGCCTATTATGAGAAAAAATAAAGAAGAAAAATTATCTCTTGCAGAAATTCTCCAATTACAAAATTATATCATTCAATTTGGTGGGATAGAAGCAAGCTATGAAAAAATTAAATATCTTTCTAACATTAATAGACAACTGATAAAAGAATTGGGGCAAAATTCAAAAATAACTGTTTATTTAGAAAAAATATTGAATGATTTGGAGGTAGAAAATTGA
- a CDS encoding prenyltransferase, translating into MKNSQLTAKLALQLTSPHTWIASIGPVLFGILFCKLERYPLSFLKSILLIFTCIFMQSSVNTFNDYMDYIKGNDSKKDYVEESDAVLIYNSINPKQALILGIIYLILGAVLGMIACIQSGFLPLGIGCIGGIVVLLYSGGPFPISYLPIGEIISGLVMGILIPLGVAAVSDGKLHNEIFLYALPLMIGIALIMMTNNGCDIEKDLRAKRHTLAVLLGRKNTKNLYHILIVIWLLVTSALSIYLLGMVGYVTPVLILLRYRCFKFLIKSELLACKRIEQMKNIVKANIIVNIAYFIAILTKIIMEMM; encoded by the coding sequence TTGAAAAATAGTCAGCTCACTGCAAAATTAGCCCTACAATTGACATCTCCTCATACTTGGATTGCTTCAATTGGACCAGTTCTTTTTGGAATATTGTTCTGTAAGTTAGAAAGATACCCTTTAAGTTTTTTGAAAAGTATTTTACTGATTTTTACTTGTATTTTTATGCAATCCTCTGTCAACACTTTTAATGATTATATGGATTATATCAAGGGGAATGACAGTAAAAAAGATTATGTAGAAGAAAGTGATGCAGTTTTAATCTATAACTCTATTAATCCTAAACAGGCTCTTATTCTTGGAATTATCTATTTAATCTTAGGTGCTGTATTAGGGATGATTGCTTGCATACAAAGTGGATTTTTACCATTAGGAATAGGATGTATTGGAGGAATTGTTGTTCTTTTGTATTCAGGAGGTCCCTTTCCAATTTCCTATCTTCCAATAGGAGAAATTATTTCAGGTCTTGTAATGGGAATTCTAATTCCTTTAGGAGTTGCAGCAGTTTCTGATGGGAAATTACATAATGAAATTTTTCTATATGCTCTTCCATTGATGATAGGAATTGCATTGATTATGATGACTAATAATGGATGTGATATTGAAAAAGATTTACGAGCTAAACGACATACTTTGGCAGTTCTTCTTGGAAGAAAAAATACAAAAAATCTTTATCATATCTTAATTGTAATATGGTTATTAGTAACAAGTGCTCTATCTATTTATCTATTAGGAATGGTAGGCTATGTCACTCCTGTACTTATTTTATTGAGATATAGATGTTTTAAGTTTCTTATAAAGTCTGAGTTGTTAGCTTGCAAAAGAATAGAGCAAATGAAAAATATTGTAAAAGCAAATATCATTGTAAATATAGCTTATTTTATTGCTATTTTAACAAAAATAATTATGGAAATGATGTAA
- a CDS encoding ubiquinone/menaquinone biosynthesis methyltransferase: MNKEQKSKFVHEVFENIHTQYDRANNKISFGLQKNWKQELVDKIVEETPKNSDFLDVCCGTGDISIWLAKKREDLNIIGVDFSSAMLNEAVKKSKNLNIVWKEADALCLPFKDSSFSAVAISFGLRNTVDYEKVLKEMIRVVKKDGFIYCLDSFVPDCLWIQPFYKMYFKYIMPLFGGGKKYYKEYVWLYESTQQFLKKKELILLYEKLGLKEIKHCSKMFGVCVMIQGKK, encoded by the coding sequence ATGAATAAAGAGCAAAAATCAAAATTTGTCCATGAAGTATTTGAAAATATACATACTCAATATGATAGAGCAAATAACAAAATTAGCTTTGGATTGCAAAAGAATTGGAAACAGGAATTAGTTGATAAAATTGTTGAAGAAACTCCTAAAAATAGTGACTTTTTAGATGTATGCTGTGGTACAGGAGATATTTCTATTTGGCTGGCAAAAAAAAGAGAAGATTTGAATATTATTGGAGTAGATTTTTCTTCTGCAATGTTAAATGAAGCAGTAAAAAAAAGTAAAAATTTAAATATTGTCTGGAAAGAAGCAGATGCATTATGCTTGCCATTTAAAGATTCTAGTTTTTCAGCTGTTGCTATTTCTTTTGGTTTAAGAAATACTGTAGATTATGAAAAAGTCCTAAAAGAAATGATAAGAGTAGTTAAAAAAGATGGCTTTATATATTGTCTAGATTCTTTTGTTCCAGATTGTTTATGGATACAACCTTTTTATAAAATGTATTTTAAGTATATTATGCCATTATTTGGTGGTGGAAAAAAATATTATAAAGAGTATGTTTGGTTATATGAATCAACACAACAATTTCTTAAAAAGAAAGAATTAATTTTGCTATATGAAAAACTAGGATTAAAAGAAATTAAACACTGTAGCAAAATGTTTGGAGTTTGTGTAATGATTCAAGGAAAAAAGTAG
- a CDS encoding FAD-dependent oxidoreductase: MSEEKFDAIIVGGGLAGCSAAIVLANAGLAVLVVERGDFCGAKNMTGGRLYGHSLEKIIPNFAEEAPIERKITREKISLMSEDSSLDIGFGSKKLSSNNENASYTVLRSTFDRWLASKAEEAGAEIIPGILVDELIVEDGKVVGVSATGEELYADVVILADGVNSLLAQSLGMKKELEPHQVAVGAKEVIKLGEDVINQRFAVNNGEGVAWLSCGDPTLGGFGGGLLYTNKDSVSVGVVATLSDIGHSDLSINQLLDRFKEHPAIAPYLEGGTSIEYSGHLVPEEGLHMVPELYRDGVLVTGDAAGFCINLGFTVRGMDFAIESGRLAAEAVIKAHEIGDFSAATLSNYKKLIDSSFIMEDLNQYKGFPTLLGRREIFEGLPAMVDDIATKAFTVDGKQGQSLMMYVIHSVAEHTTAAKLVDFVTTVLEAF, encoded by the coding sequence ATGAGCGAAGAAAAATTTGATGCCATAATCGTAGGTGGCGGTTTGGCAGGTTGCTCTGCAGCTATTGTTCTTGCAAATGCTGGACTTGCAGTTCTTGTAGTGGAAAGAGGCGACTTTTGTGGAGCAAAAAATATGACAGGTGGTCGTCTTTATGGACACAGTCTTGAAAAAATTATTCCAAACTTTGCAGAGGAAGCTCCCATTGAAAGAAAGATAACAAGAGAAAAAATTTCTTTAATGAGTGAAGATAGTTCTCTTGATATAGGGTTTGGATCTAAAAAATTAAGTTCAAATAATGAAAATGCTTCTTATACAGTGCTTCGTTCTACATTTGATAGATGGTTAGCCTCAAAAGCAGAAGAAGCAGGTGCAGAAATTATTCCCGGAATTTTGGTAGATGAACTTATTGTAGAAGATGGAAAAGTAGTAGGAGTTTCTGCAACAGGGGAAGAATTATATGCAGATGTGGTTATTCTTGCAGATGGAGTAAACTCTCTTTTAGCACAAAGTTTAGGTATGAAAAAAGAGCTAGAACCTCATCAAGTAGCTGTTGGAGCAAAAGAAGTTATTAAATTAGGAGAAGATGTTATTAATCAGCGTTTTGCTGTAAATAATGGAGAAGGGGTAGCATGGCTTTCTTGTGGAGATCCTACCTTAGGTGGATTTGGAGGAGGATTACTTTATACTAATAAAGATAGTGTTTCTGTTGGAGTTGTTGCTACTTTAAGTGATATTGGACATAGTGATTTATCTATCAATCAATTATTGGATAGATTTAAAGAACACCCTGCTATTGCTCCATATTTAGAAGGAGGAACTTCTATTGAATATTCAGGTCATTTAGTTCCAGAAGAAGGACTTCATATGGTTCCAGAATTATATAGAGATGGAGTTTTAGTAACTGGTGATGCTGCTGGTTTCTGTATTAACTTAGGTTTTACAGTTCGTGGAATGGATTTTGCTATTGAATCTGGTCGGCTTGCTGCTGAAGCAGTTATCAAAGCACATGAAATTGGAGATTTTAGTGCAGCTACACTATCTAATTATAAAAAATTAATTGATAGTAGTTTCATCATGGAAGACTTAAATCAATATAAGGGATTCCCTACTTTACTTGGAAGAAGGGAAATCTTTGAAGGTCTTCCTGCAATGGTTGATGATATTGCTACAAAAGCATTTACAGTAGATGGAAAACAAGGACAAAGTTTGATGATGTATGTTATTCACTCTGTAGCAGAACATACAACAGCAGCAAAACTTGTAGATTTTGTTACTACAGTATTGGAGGCGTTTTAA
- a CDS encoding ferredoxin family protein: MKKMTIEDKLGLNVFHVDEENSHIDVDKNFTDEVEIKKLLLACPAECYKYIDGKLSFSHLGCLECGTCRVLSHGKIVKSWKHPIGEVGVTFRQG, translated from the coding sequence ATGAAGAAGATGACAATAGAAGATAAACTTGGATTAAATGTTTTTCATGTTGATGAAGAAAATTCTCATATTGATGTAGATAAAAATTTTACTGATGAAGTAGAAATTAAAAAATTATTATTGGCTTGTCCAGCAGAATGTTATAAATACATTGATGGAAAATTAAGTTTCAGTCATTTAGGTTGTCTAGAATGTGGAACTTGTAGAGTGCTTTCACATGGAAAAATTGTAAAATCTTGGAAACATCCAATCGGAGAAGTAGGAGTTACTTTTAGACAAGGATAA
- the fusA gene encoding elongation factor G, giving the protein MKVFTTENIRNISLLGHRGSGKTTLVESILYVKDYIKRKGDVENGTTVSDFDKEEIRRIFSINTSLIPVEHNDVKLNFLDTPGYFDFVGEVVSALRVSASAVLVLDATAGVEVGTEKAWKLLEERKLPRIIFVNKMDKGYVNYPKLLTELKEKFGKKIAPFCIPIGEKDEFKGFVNVVDMVGRVFDGKECVDTPIPADIDVSEVRNLLFEAIAETDEVLMDKYFAGEEFTKEEIVKGLHKGVVNGDIVPVMVGSAQQNIGIHTLLNYLELYMPCPTELFSGQRIGEDPTTQQEKVVKISSENPFSAIVFKTLVDPFIGKISFFKVNSGTIKKETEVFNPKKNKKERIAQILTMQGNKQIELDELRAGDIGATTKLQFTQTGDTLCDKNFPVVFNKIRFPKPNIYSGVLPADKNDDEKLSTAIQRVMEEDPTFVMSRNYETKQLLIGGQGEKHLYIILCKIKNKFGVHAELENVIVSYRETILGKAEVQGKHKKQSGGAGQFGDVFIRFEHSDKDFEFIDEIKGGVVPRNYIPAVEKGLIEAKEKGVLAGYPVINFKATLYDGSYHPVDSNDLSFKLAAILAFKAGMEKAKPVLLEPFVRMEIRIPEEYMGDVMGDLNKRRGRVLGMDHTETGEQLLLAEVPEAEILKYSIDLRALTQGRGEFEYEFVRYEEVPENISKRIIEERNKDK; this is encoded by the coding sequence ATGAAAGTTTTTACCACAGAAAATATTAGAAATATCTCTCTATTAGGACATAGAGGCTCTGGGAAGACTACACTTGTAGAGTCTATCCTTTATGTCAAAGATTATATCAAGAGAAAAGGAGATGTAGAAAATGGAACTACTGTTTCAGACTTTGATAAGGAAGAAATTCGTAGAATTTTCTCAATAAATACATCTTTGATCCCAGTTGAACATAATGATGTTAAACTTAATTTTCTTGATACACCAGGATATTTTGATTTTGTTGGAGAAGTAGTATCAGCATTAAGAGTATCTGCTTCTGCTGTACTTGTTTTAGACGCAACTGCTGGTGTAGAAGTTGGAACAGAAAAAGCTTGGAAGCTATTGGAAGAAAGAAAATTGCCTAGAATTATTTTTGTAAATAAAATGGATAAAGGTTACGTAAATTATCCAAAACTTTTAACTGAATTAAAGGAAAAATTTGGTAAGAAAATTGCTCCTTTCTGTATTCCTATTGGAGAAAAAGATGAATTTAAAGGTTTTGTAAATGTTGTAGATATGGTGGGAAGAGTATTTGATGGTAAGGAATGTGTAGATACTCCTATTCCAGCTGATATAGATGTTAGTGAAGTTAGAAATCTATTATTTGAAGCTATAGCTGAAACTGATGAAGTCTTAATGGATAAATATTTTGCAGGAGAAGAATTTACAAAAGAAGAAATAGTGAAAGGGCTACATAAAGGTGTAGTTAATGGGGATATAGTTCCAGTTATGGTTGGTTCTGCACAACAAAATATAGGGATACATACTTTGTTAAATTATTTAGAATTATATATGCCTTGCCCAACTGAATTATTTAGTGGTCAAAGAATAGGAGAAGATCCAACAACTCAACAAGAAAAAGTTGTAAAAATATCTTCTGAAAATCCGTTTTCTGCAATAGTTTTTAAAACTTTAGTTGACCCATTTATCGGAAAAATAAGTTTCTTTAAAGTAAATTCAGGAACTATTAAGAAAGAAACAGAAGTTTTCAATCCTAAGAAAAATAAAAAAGAAAGAATTGCTCAAATTTTAACAATGCAAGGAAATAAACAAATAGAACTTGATGAATTACGTGCAGGAGATATAGGAGCAACAACTAAATTACAATTTACTCAAACTGGTGATACTTTATGTGATAAAAACTTCCCAGTTGTATTTAATAAAATAAGATTCCCTAAACCAAATATTTATTCAGGTGTATTACCAGCTGATAAAAATGATGATGAAAAATTAAGTACAGCTATACAAAGAGTTATGGAAGAAGATCCAACATTTGTTATGAGTAGAAACTATGAAACAAAACAATTATTAATAGGTGGACAAGGAGAAAAACACCTATACATAATTTTATGTAAGATAAAAAATAAATTTGGTGTTCATGCTGAATTGGAAAATGTTATAGTTTCTTATCGTGAAACTATACTTGGAAAAGCAGAAGTTCAAGGAAAACATAAGAAACAATCTGGTGGAGCAGGACAATTTGGAGATGTATTTATAAGATTTGAACATTCTGACAAAGATTTTGAGTTTATAGATGAAATCAAAGGTGGAGTTGTTCCTAGAAACTATATTCCTGCTGTTGAAAAAGGACTTATAGAAGCTAAGGAAAAAGGAGTTTTAGCAGGATATCCTGTTATAAACTTTAAAGCAACTCTATATGATGGAAGTTATCACCCAGTTGATTCTAATGATTTATCATTTAAATTAGCAGCTATTCTTGCTTTTAAAGCTGGAATGGAAAAAGCTAAACCTGTTCTTTTAGAACCATTTGTAAGAATGGAAATTAGAATTCCAGAAGAATATATGGGAGATGTAATGGGAGATTTAAACAAGAGAAGAGGTAGAGTTTTAGGTATGGATCATACTGAAACAGGTGAACAACTTCTACTTGCAGAAGTTCCAGAAGCTGAAATATTAAAATACTCTATTGATTTAAGAGCTTTAACACAAGGTAGAGGGGAATTTGAATACGAATTTGTAAGATATGAAGAAGTTCCTGAAAATATTTCTAAGAGAATTATAGAAGAAAGAAACAAGGATAAATAG
- the nagE gene encoding N-acetylglucosamine-specific PTS transporter subunit IIBC, with protein sequence MFSYLQKIGKALMVPVAVLPAAAIMLGIGYWIDPSGWGANSQLAAFLIKAGAAILDNMPILFAVGVAYGLSKDKDGAAALAGLVAFEIVTTLLSTGAVSQIMGIPQEEVHAAFGKINNQFIGILCGVISGELYNKFHKIELPRFLAFFSGKRFVPIITSVVMIVVSFILTYIWPVIYGALVTFGTSIAKLGPVGAGIYGFFNRLLIPVGLHHAVNSVFWFNVAGINDIGRFWGSPAAAYADLPEILQGTYHVGMYQAGFFPIMMFGLLGACVAFIQTSKPENRTKIFSIMVAAGFTSFLTGVTEPIEFAFMFVAPVLYLLHALLTGVSLFLSASFNWMAGFSFSGGFIDFFLSLKNPNANNPFMLIVLGLVFFVIYYFVFLFVIKAFDLKTPGREESEEEKAEAIKVKTTNSELAESLVGLLGGADNIVEVDNCTTRLRLKVKDSANVKEGEIKKLVPGVLKPSKETVQVIIGPHVEFVATELKRILER encoded by the coding sequence GCAGCAGCTATAATGTTAGGAATAGGTTATTGGATAGACCCAAGTGGTTGGGGAGCTAATAGCCAATTAGCAGCATTCTTAATAAAAGCAGGTGCAGCAATATTAGATAATATGCCAATATTATTTGCTGTTGGTGTTGCTTATGGATTATCAAAGGATAAAGATGGAGCAGCAGCTCTTGCAGGACTTGTTGCATTTGAAATAGTTACAACTTTATTGTCAACAGGAGCTGTATCACAAATAATGGGTATCCCACAAGAAGAAGTTCATGCGGCATTTGGAAAAATTAACAATCAATTTATAGGTATACTTTGTGGAGTAATATCAGGAGAGTTATATAATAAATTCCATAAAATTGAATTACCTAGATTTTTAGCATTTTTTAGTGGAAAAAGATTTGTCCCTATTATAACTTCTGTTGTAATGATAGTTGTTTCATTTATTTTAACATATATATGGCCAGTAATTTATGGAGCATTAGTGACTTTTGGAACAAGTATTGCAAAACTTGGTCCAGTTGGAGCAGGAATTTATGGTTTCTTTAATAGATTATTGATACCAGTAGGGTTACACCATGCTGTAAACTCTGTATTTTGGTTCAATGTTGCAGGAATAAATGATATAGGAAGATTCTGGGGAAGTCCAGCAGCAGCTTATGCTGACTTACCAGAAATTTTGCAAGGAACATATCATGTTGGAATGTATCAAGCAGGATTCTTCCCAATAATGATGTTTGGACTTTTAGGAGCTTGTGTTGCCTTTATTCAAACTTCAAAACCAGAAAATAGAACTAAAATATTTTCTATAATGGTTGCTGCTGGATTTACAAGTTTCTTAACAGGAGTAACAGAACCAATAGAATTTGCATTTATGTTTGTTGCACCAGTACTTTATTTATTACATGCACTACTTACAGGAGTTTCATTATTCTTATCAGCATCATTTAACTGGATGGCAGGATTTAGTTTTTCAGGAGGATTTATAGATTTCTTCCTATCATTAAAAAATCCAAATGCAAATAATCCATTTATGCTAATAGTTTTAGGTTTAGTATTCTTTGTGATTTATTACTTTGTATTCCTATTTGTTATTAAAGCATTTGACTTAAAAACACCAGGAAGAGAAGAAAGTGAAGAAGAAAAAGCAGAAGCTATAAAAGTTAAAACTACAAATTCTGAATTAGCAGAATCATTAGTAGGTTTATTAGGTGGAGCAGATAATATAGTTGAAGTGGATAACTGTACTACAAGACTTAGATTAAAAGTTAAAGATAGTGCTAATGTTAAAGAAGGAGAAATTAAAAAATTAGTTCCAGGAGTTTTAAAACCTTCAAAAGAAACAGTACAGGTTATAATAGGACCACATGTTGAATTTGTTGCTACTGAATTAAAAAGAATATTAGAAAGATAG